In Rhinolophus ferrumequinum isolate MPI-CBG mRhiFer1 chromosome 7, mRhiFer1_v1.p, whole genome shotgun sequence, the following proteins share a genomic window:
- the LOC117024588 gene encoding annexin-2 receptor-like — protein sequence MEQHFLDAVKEAWDSADEEPRPQPLSIRSSEDSGPWPLSLYPVLGESSCHRGYYDGRLLSSPPWLMPSVYQRFRLLTGAQSTLEASPARPSPGLWPPATQTTPGTPAGETESADGTTFQHLPEAQTPDAAVSSQDTETCDRAPASQRRRHPVAAWWSLRSVFSGCLQWIRRAVYTLMRLLWDSPWS from the coding sequence ATGGAGCAGCATTTCCTCGACGCTGTGAAGGAGGCGTGGGATTCCGCTGACGAGGAGCCAAGACCGCAGCCTCTCTCTATCCGAAGCTCCGAGGATTCTGGGCCGTGGCCGCTCTCCCTCTACCCCGTACTGGGCGAGTCGTCATGTCACCGCGGTTATTACGATGGGAGACTGCTTTCCAGTCCTCCTTGGCTGATGCCGTCGGTCTATCAGCGGTTCAGACTCTTAACCGGAGCCCAGAGCACCTTGGAAGCAAGCCCTGCCCGGCCCAGTCCCGGCCTCTGGCCTCCGGCGACACAGACGACGCCAGGAACACCCGCAGGGGAGACGGAGAGCGCAGACGGAACCACGTTCCAGCACCTTCCCGAGGCCCAGACGCCCGACGCCGCAGTCAGCTCGCAGGACACCGAGACTTGTGACCGCGCGCCCGCGTCACAGCGCCGCCGACATCCAGTCGCCGCTTGGTGGAGCCTGCGCAGTGTTTTCTCAGGCTGCCTGCAGTGGATTCGTCGGGCTGTCTACACCTTGATGCGGCTGCTGTGGGACAGTCCCTGGAGCTAA
- the LOC117024589 gene encoding annexin-2 receptor-like gives MEQHFLDAVKEAWDSADEEPRPQPLSIRSSEDSGPWPLSLYPVLGESSCHRGYYDGRLLSSPPWLMPSVYQRFRLLTGAQGTLEASPARPSPGLWPPATQTTPGTPAGETESADGTTFQHLPEAQTPDAAVSSQDTETCDCAPASQRRRHPVAAWWSLRRVFSGCLQWIRRAVYTLMRLLWDSPWS, from the coding sequence ATGGAGCAGCATTTCCTCGACGCTGTGAAGGAGGCGTGGGATTCCGCTGACGAGGAGCCAAGACCGCAGCCTCTCTCTATCCGAAGCTCCGAGGATTCTGGGCCGTGGCCGCTCTCCCTCTACCCCGTACTGGGCGAGTCGTCATGTCACCGCGGTTATTACGATGGGAGACTGCTTTCCAGTCCTCCTTGGCTGATGCCGTCGGTCTATCAGCGGTTCAGACTCTTAACCGGAGCCCAGGGCACCTTGGAAGCAAGCCCTGCCCGGCCCAGTCCCGGTCTCTGGCCTCCGGCGACACAGACGACGCCAGGAACACCCGCAGGGGAGACGGAGAGCGCAGACGGAACCACGTTCCAGCACCTTCCCGAGGCCCAGACGCCCGACGCCGCAGTCAGCTCGCAGGACACCGAGACTTGTGACTGCGCGCCCGCGTCACAGCGCCGCCGACATCCAGTCGCCGCTTGGTGGAGCCTGCGCAGGGTTTTCTCAGGCTGCCTGCAGTGGATTCGTCGGGCTGTCTACACCTTGATGCGGCTGCTGTGGGACAGTCCTTGGAGCTAA